Proteins encoded together in one Musa acuminata AAA Group cultivar baxijiao chromosome BXJ3-6, Cavendish_Baxijiao_AAA, whole genome shotgun sequence window:
- the LOC103988388 gene encoding zingipain-1-like → MDCALKIVALLFLVYGWWGWQTTLGSTPVDMFEQWIAQHGRAYEDKAEKLYRLGVFTRNMEHVNAFLQAGGRSYTIGLNRFADLTKEEFLSTYATGRMRPSDASYPGLQPFRYVNMTAPSSIDWRNKGAVTPVKDQTTCGACWAFSAVASMESINKIAKGSLIPLSEQQLLACDDNDNGCSGGLHYHAFSYVVSNGGITTEANYPYHPNVSTCNSTKQSDHAVSITGYGIVPTNDEKLLMNAVANQPVSVSIDASEFQFYAGGIFDGPCDTYLNHEAALVGYGTDENGTAYWIAKNSWGTSWGDHGYILLKKDVAQKEGLCGLAIRASYPII, encoded by the exons ATGGATTGTGCACTCAAGATTGTAGCGCTGTTATTCCTCGTCTACGGCTGGTGGGGTTGGCAGACAACCTTAGGCAGCACTCCCGTCGACATGTTCGAGCAGTGGATAGCTCAGCACGGGCGAGCGTACGAGGACAAAGCCGAAAAGTTATATCGCCTTGGTGTGTTCACCAGGAACATGGAGCACGTGAACGCCTTCCTCCAAGCCGGGGGACGCAGCTACACCATCGGCCTCAACCGCTTCGCGGACCTCACAAAGGAAGAATTCCTTTCTACCTACGCCACCGGACGCATGAGGCCATCAGACGCCTCATATCCAGGGTTGCAGCCTTTCCGGTACGTGAATATGACTGCTCCCAGTAGCATCGATTGGCGGAATAAGGGAGCGGTGACCCCTGTCAAGGACCAAACAACGTGCG gagcttgttgggcatTCTCTGCTGTAGCATCGATGGAAAGCATCAACAAGATCGCGAAGGGGAGCCTCATACCTTTGTCGGAGCAACAACTGCTCGCCTGTGACGACAACGATAATGGATGTAGCGGAGGTCTGCATTACCATGCATTCTCATACGTCGTCTCCAATGGAGGCATCACGACGGAAGCGAACTATCCGTACCACCCGAATGTGTCCACCTGCAACTCCACCAAGCAATCGGACCATGCCGTCTCCATAACCGGCTACGGGATCGTTCCCACGAACGACGAGAAGTTACTCATGAATGCAGTGGCCAACCAGCCAGTCTCCGTCTCCATCGATGCCAGCGAGTTCCAGTTCTACGCAGGTGGGATCTTCGACGGGCCTTGTGATACGTACCTGAATCATGAAGCCGCTCTCGTGGGCTACGGAACAGATGAGAATGGAACTGCGTATTGGATAGCTAAGAATTCATGGGGCACGTCGTGGGGTGATCACGGCTACATTCTGCTCAAGAAGGACGTTGCTCAAAAGGAAGGACTGTGTGGTCTTGCCATCCGCGCTTCTTATCCCATCATCTAA
- the LOC103988387 gene encoding zingipain-1-like, translating to MASALKIAALFFLLCGSWRWSAVSGTSPMTAVDMFELWIAQYGRTYANESEKSYRLGVFTRNLDYVNAFRQAGNRSYTVGLNHFADLTDEEFRATYTSTGLSPSDGSYPGLMPFQYANVTAPSSIDWRNEGAVTPVKNQAQCGSCWAFSAIASIEGINKIVKGSLISLSEQQVFACDHYDAGCSGGLHYRAFSYVVSSGGITTEANYPYQPHQVACNSTKQSDHAVSITGYAMVPTNNETLLMNAVANQPVSVSVDAHTFRFYKGGIFDGPCGTNLDHDVTFVGYGTDENGVAYWIAKNSWGAWWGDHGYIRFKKDVAEKEGQCGLTLRASYPII from the exons ATGGCTTCCGCGTTGAAGATTGCAGCGCTTTTCTTCCTTCTCTGTGGCTCGTGGCGTTGGTCAGCGGTCTCCGGCACCAGTCCAATGACTGCCGTCGACATGTTCGAGCTGTGGATAGCTCAGTACGGGCGAACTTACGcgaacgaatccgagaagtcaTATCGCCTTGGGGTGTTCACCAGGAACCTGGACTACGTGAACGCCTTCCGCCAAGCCGGGAACCGCAGCTACACCGTCGGCCTCAACCACTTCGCAGACCTCACCGACGAAGAATTCCGTGCCACCTACACCAGCACCGGACTGAGTCCATCAGACGGCTCTTATCCTGGATTGATGCCTTTCCAGTACGCGAATGTGACTGCTCCCAGTAGCATCGATTGGCGGAACGAGGGAGCAGTGACCCCTGTCAAGAACCAAGCTCAGTGCG GATCTTGCTGGGCATTCTCTGCAATAGCATCGATAGAAGGCATCAACAAGATCGTGAAGGGGAGCCTGATATCTTTGTCGGAGCAACAAGTGTTTGCCTGTGACCACTACGATGCTGGATGTAGCGGCGGTCTGCATTACCGAGCATTCTCCTACGTCGTCTCCAGTGGAGGCATCACGACGGAAGCGAATTATCCGTACCAACCGCATCAGGTCGCCTGCAACTCCACCAAGCAATCGGACCATGCCGTCTCCATAACCGGCTACGCGATGGTTCCCACGAACAACGAGACGTTACTCATGAACGCAGTGGCTAACCAGCCAGTTTCCGTCTCCGTTGACGCCCACACGTTCCGGTTCTACAAAGGTGGCATCTTCGACGGGCCTTGTGGGACCAACCTCGATCATGATGTCACTTTCGTGGGTTATGGAACAGACGAGAATGGGGTTGCGTATTGGATAGCTAAGAATTCATGGGGCGCCTGGTGGGGTGATCACGGCTACATTCGTTTCAAGAAGGACGTCGCTGAAAAGGAAGGACAGTGTGGTCTTACCTTGAGGGCTTCTTATCCCATCATCTAA